The genomic stretch TTAAATCAATTTTATCAAGAGTCAATAAATTTGATGGTGAGATCTTTTTTGACTACAATATTAACCATTCAAATCGTAGCATTACCCTTTATTTTAAAGTTATGAAAGGTAATGATTTAATTGAAGCTAAAAGTTATGATATTAGTTTTTAAATGTATAATTTAAACTATGAATATAGAACAAATGCTCATTGCTAAGTTTGAAATTTTAACAAAGAAAAAAGTCTCTGAGAGTGACTTAATTAAAGATTTAAAAATTGATTCACTTGATTTAGCTGAATTAATTATGGAAGCAGAAGAGAAATTTAATATTTCAATTAGTGATCAAGAATTAATATCTTTAACAACAGTTAAAAGTATTATCGAGTTAATTAAAGCTAAATTAACTTAGTCTTGAATACTAAATTTTAAAAAAACCAAAATTGGTATCTTTTCATGATACCAATTTTTGGAATTGCCTTTTTATAATTTGGTGTTTTAATATACTTAATTAATTTTAATAATAAATAATTAAAATCTACTTGTTCTATTCCACATTTTCTGGAAAATATGTGGAAATTTTTCAGTTTTAAAAGATTATTTAATGAATTTTTTTATTTTTATCTTGAGTGTGCTATAATTTTTTCGTATATATATATATATATATATACGTATTTAAAGTATTTTAAATTTTAATTATGAAAGGAAAAAATGTCAATTACAGGATTTTTTAAATCAAAGTCATCTGTAGCAAGTGACAATTCTAAAAAAGGTAATTTACGCCAAGTTTTATCTAAAATCTCTGGTGCTTTTATGTTACCTATTTCAGTTATGTCAATTGCTGGATTATTCCTTGGTGTTGGAGCTGCAATAGCAAGTAATAGTTCTGCTTCTGGAGCCATTAAATTTGGTAATCTTATTCAGGCATTAGGTGACCCAGTCTTTAGCGCATTACCACTTTTATTTGCAATTGCTTTTGTTATTGCTTTTACAGATGAAGCTGGTGTTGCTGTCTTTGCAACGATTATTGGTTATTTAGTATTCGTTGCTGTTCAACAAGTTTTCATTACAGTCAATAAAACTGAAACTGAAGCTGTTATTTTATTTGAGGGAGGTGGTAGAGGTAAAGCTGAACTCGTTAAAATTGTTGGTAAATCATTAGGATTTACGTCATTGCAAACATCAGTATTTGGTGGTATTGCAGTTGGTATGTTTGTACAATTTTTATACAATAAATTCCACACAATTCAATTACCACAAATTATTTCATTCTTTGGAGGTAAAAGATTCGTTGCTTTAGTTACTATTCCAGCTATGGCACTTCTTGCTTTTGTCTTCTTAATTTTCTGACCATGAGTAGGAGTTGTTTTAAATAAATTTGGTGCTCTTCTTGGTCAAACTTCATATGGATTTGACTCATTAATCTTTGGTTACATTGAAAGATCATTAATTCCATTTGGATTACACCATGTATTCTATGCGCCATTATGATATACATCAGTTGGTGGAGATGCTGGTGCAACTATTGAAGCCGGTCTTAAAGCTGCTGCAGGTGATGGTGTTATTATTAATGGTGCTAACACTGCCGCAATCTTAAAAGACTATGCTGCAGATAAATCAGCTTTCCAAGGTGATTCAACTGCTGCTTTAAAACTTCTTAAATATGGCAACTTTATTGACTATACTCTTAATGGTAAAGAGGTTAAAGTTCCATTATTTACATTCTTACAAAATAACGGAATGAAAATTGGTAGATTTGCCGATGGTAAATTCTCAGGAATGATGTTTGGATTACCAGCAGCTGCAGCTGCTATGGTGGTAGCCGCTCCTAAAGAAAACCGTAAAGTAGCACTTGGTACAGTATTCCCTGCTGCCCTTACCTCATTTATGACAGGGGTTACAGAACCAATTGAATTTACCTTCTTATTCTTATCACCATTATTATTCTGAGGATTCCATGCTGGTATGATGGCAATTTCATTCTGATTAGCTAACTTATCTGGTGTGCACATTCCTATGGCATTTAGTGGTGGAGTATTAGATATGGTATTATACGGAGTTGTTCCATTACAAAAAGGAACAAATTTCTGATGACCACTTGTTATTGGTTTAGCATATCTTCCAATTTACTTCTTTGGATTTTGATTCTTTATTAAATGACAAAACCTTGAAACCCCAGGTAGAGGAAAAACAATTAAATTATTTACTAAAAAAGATTATTTAGCAGCAAAAGATAATAAATCTAAAGTTGATGCTAAAACTGAAGTTGACCCACAAGTAGCTGCTATTATTGAAGGTTACGGCGGAGTAGATAATATTGTTGCTTTCAATAACTGTGCTTCAAGATTAAGATATGATATTAAAGATTTATCTAAAGTATCAGAAGAAAAATTAAAAGCTGCTGGTGCGGTTGCAATTAAAGTCGAAGGCACAAACCACGTACAAGCAATTATGGGACCAGTTGCTGAACAGTTAAACTCAAAAATTAAATCTCAAATTTCATTAATTAAACCTGAAAAAACAGAAGCTCCAGCTGAAGTTAAAAACGAAGATCGATGTAATGAAATAAAACTTTATAGCCCTGCTAAAGGTACTTTAGTTGATCTTGCACAAGTGCAAGATGGAGTTTTCTCTGATAAACTTCTAGGAGATGGATTTGCTATTAAAGTTGGTGAAACAGGTAAAGTTGATATTTATTCACCAATTAATGGTAAAGTAACTGTTGCTTACCCAACTAAACATGCCTTTGGAATTATTTCAAAATGTGGTAAATTATCTTTATTAATCCACATTGGAGTTGATACAGTTAAACTTGACGGTCTTGGATTTACATCATTTGTTGATGTTGATCAAGAAGTTAAACAAGGTGATAAACTTTCAACTGTTGATTTAGATACTCTTAAAGCTAATGGTATTAGCAAAACTGATGTTATTGTAGTAGCGCTTTCAGAAAGCGAAATGAAAAACGTTATTTTAAATAATGAAGTTTCATCAGTAGACCAAAATACCTTAGTTGGTAAAGTTCTATAAAGTTTAAATATATAAAAACATACCAATAAGGTATGTTTTTCCTTGTTTTTTATGTTATAATATAACCAATATGACATTTTATCAACAAGCTACCCAATCAAATAATTCAAATCCTTTTTATAGCGGTGAGCGTACTTTAAAAATCGATTCTACTGTTGCAATTCTATTAGCTGTTGCTTTTATTATTTTTGCAATAATTTGTATTGCAATGCATAATTATACTAGGAGAAAAATTAGAGAATACAAAAATAAGCAACTTGAAGAATACAAGATAAAAAACCCGAATCGAAAAAATGCAACATATGAAAATGCAAGACTTTATTTACCAGCTTGACAAAGAGCAAAATATAATGCTCATATTTTTCTAGCGGTTATTTTTATCGTTGGAGCAATTGCTTTTTTAAGTGGAAGCACATTAACAACACTATAAACTAAACAATAGTCAAAAAATTATTGCAACCCCATAAGTTGGACCAAATTAATTGGTAAAACTTATGAGTTTTTTATTATCAAATTAAAATTAGAAGATAAATTAAACATTATAAAACTATATAAAGTTGGGAAAACCAACAAGCAAATTACTATCATAATTGTGTTATTGAAATATTTTTTTGGTATCATGAAAATTACGCTTATGAAAAAGAGTTCAAAACTTTAGAAGACTTAGAAAAAGCAATGCACAAGTATATAAATTATTACAAAATTAAAAGGACTGACACCTTTAGGATATAGGGACCAATCCTTAAATTAATTTTAGTCCAATTTTATGGGTTCACTATATATTTTTTAAATATTTGCTAAACCTAAGTGATAAATTTTATCTACTTTTTTAGATTAATATTTAAATAAATATAATTATTTTATATAATATAAATAATTCTATATCTTATATATTTTAATCTTAAAGGAGTTATTTATGGATTATAAAAAGACTTTGAATATGCCCCAAACTAATTTTGAGATGAGGGCTAATTTAGCAAGTAAAGAAGCTAGTTACCGAACTTTTTGATTAGAATCAAAAATTTATCAAAAAGCTATTTTAAAAAACAAAAATAATGAGAAATTTATTTTACATGATGGACCACCATATGCCAATGGTGATATTCATATTGGTCATGCTCTAAATAAAATTTTAAAAGATATTATTGTACGCTATAAAACTATTAGAGGGTTTTATTCACCTTTTGTACTTGGTTGAGATACCCATGGGCTTCCAATTGAACATAAAATGTTAACTGATGCTAAAATAACCCAAAAAGATCTTAATGTTTTAACTTTAAGAAAAAGAGCTGCAGAATATGCTAAGGAGCAAATCAAAAGACAAAAAGAACAATTTAGTTTACTCCAAATCTTTACTGATATGGATAAAACTTATGTTACTTTAGATAAAAACTATGAAGTAACTCAACTTAAAGTTCTTAAAAAACTAGCCTTAGATGGCTTAGTTTATAAAGCATTAAAACCAGTTTACTGATCACCAAGTTCGCAAAGCGCACTTGCTGAATCAGAAGTTGAATATCATAACATTGTTTCTCCTTCGATATTTGTTGCTTTTAAAGTAATTAAATCTAAGTTTGAGAAAGTTTTAATAAATGATAATTTAATTATTTGAACTACAACCCCATGAACATTAATTGCTAATGCTGGTGTTGCTTTAGGTGAAAATATTTTATATGTTAGGGTTAAAGTAAAAGATCAATATTACATAATTGCTCATGAATTAGTTGAGAATGTTGCTAATACAATTGGTTGAGAAACTTTTGAAATAGTTGCTACTTTCTTAGGAAAAGAAATTAGCACAATTTCTTACCAAACACCAATTTTAGATAATTCCGCCCCTGTAGTATTAGGACATCATGTAACTACGGAAAGTGGTTCTGGACTTGTGCACATTGCACCTTTATTTGGTGAAGATGACTTTTCAATTGGCAAAAAATACCAATTAAATATGATTATGCATATTTCAGATAAAGGATATATTTATAATACTAATACTGAATTTGATGGACTTTTTTATGATGATGCTAATAAATTAATTTCACAATTTTTAGGTGATAAATTATTAAACTTTAAACGTTTTAAACATTCATACCCCCATGATTGAAGAACACATAAACCAATTATCTTTAGAGGAACACCACAATGGTTTGTTTCAATTGATAAAATTAAAGATAAAATTTTATATGAAATTGAGCATAACATTAAAACTCATTCGCCATGAGCTAAAAAACGTCTTGCTAAAATGATTGAAAACCGAAGTGATTGAACTATTTCACGTCAAAGATCTTGGGGAGTGCCACTGATTTTCTTTTATGATCAAAATGATAATCCAGTAATTGATGCTGAAATTTTTGATTATGTAATTAATTTAGTTGGAAAGTATGGAACTGATGTATGGTGAGAAAAATCAGTTGATGAATTATTGCCAGAAAAATACCGTAATTTAGGATTTAAAAAAGAAACAGATATTATGGATGTTTGGTTTGATTCGGGTGTTTCATCTATTGCTACTGATATTGATAGCGGGGTTTCTAAACCACCATATAGTGTATACTTAGAAGGATCAGATCAATACCGTGGTTGATTTAATTCATCATTAATTAATTCTGTAGCTTATAATGGTTTTAGTCCATATGTTAATTTAATTTCGCATGGTTTTACTTTAGATGCTAAAGGTGAAAAAATGTCTAAATCTAAAGGGAATACTGTTGCACCATTAGAAGTAGTTTCAAAAAGGGGAGCAGATATTTTAAGACTTTGAGTTGCTAACAGTGAATATACTAATGATGTAACAATTTCAGATGCAATCTTAGATCAAAATACTGAAATTTACCGTAAAATTAGAAATACCATTAGGTTTTTACTTGGTAATTTAAATGGATACAAATATGACCAAAATACTATAAGGACTGGAATTCATTTATTTATTAAAGAAAAATTAAATGAATTAAAATATAATGTCCAAAATGCTTATGATCAATTTAAATTCTTAAATGTAATTAAATTGATTAATAATTATATTGTCGAACTTTCAAGTTTTTATTTATCAGTTACTAAAGACATCTTGTACGTTCATAAGTTTAATGATCAAGAACGTTTAATGACTTTAGCTAATATGTATGAAATAGTTGAATTTTTAATTGTAAGCTTAGCTCCAATTATGCCTACTACTAGTGAAGAAGCATACAGCTTTTTACCAAAAGAAACGAAAGAAGAATCTGTGATGCTTGAGCGTTTAAATGCTATAGACAAAGAATCAATTAACTATGATTTAATTGCTTCATACCAAGAATTCTTTGAACTAAGATCACAAGTTAATATTTTAATTGAAAATGAAATTAAACTTGGTCATGTTAAACGTTCTAATGAATTAGAACTTTTCTTAGATTTAGAAAAATATATAAAATACCAAGAATTAGATTTTAAAACCTTACTTGGAGTTGGTAAATTAACTAATGCAAAAGAATTAAAAGTAGAAAAATTTGAATCATTAAAATGTTTAAGATGTTGAAATCATTTTGATCCATCTTTAATCAGCAATGATTTATGCGAGAAATGTCATGAAGCTTTACAAGACTAAATCAAATTATTGAATCCGACACATAAGGGTAAATAAATATAAAATTTTAACTTTATATGCTGTCTTACTAACTTCGTTTTTAGTGTTTTGGTTACTAGACCAAGTAACTAAAACTTTGCTTTTTGAACATGGATCTGTTTTAGATGAAAATGCACAATATATTAATGGTCAATTAAATGTCCAAACTTATAATGGTAAAAGAATATGGGCTGAAAGTATCTGACCTGCTGATCCAGACGAATGGAAAGTCGTTGGATTCATTGGGGTAAGAAGTGTGTGGCATGGTGGCGTTACATTTTTAGCCACACGAAACCAATTTATTATTCAAGGAATTAGTTTAGTGCTGCATGTTAGTATTTTGCTCTCACCTTTATTTTCAAAAAAAATGAATAATATTGCCGCCTTTTTCCTAGGATTATTATTAGGAGGAGTAGCTGGAAATATGATTGATCGTTTTATGTTTAATACTCACGTTAAAGATGTTTTTTACTTTACTTTTGCAAAAAATTCAGGAACTTTTAATATTGCTGATTTAGAAATATTAATTGGTGGTGTTTTATATGCGCTATATTCATTATTTGGCGGCGGTAAAAAAAGACTTTCAAATATTCAACACCTTGTTGCTTAATATTAACCACCTGCAATTCAGGTGGTTTTTTAATAGGTTAAATTTAAAATTGTAATTTAATAAAGGTTAAAGCTATTTATTTGAAAATATATACTTTTGAGAATTTGAGGACACTATTATTTATTTTAATTTGTTAATTATCTTTGTTGTGAAAATTATTAGAATTCTGCAAAAAAACATGAATTTTGTTGATTCTAATTTTAAATTGGATATTTCTTGCCTGTCCAATATTTCAGCTATTTTCCTTTATAATTTTTTCTTTGTTTTAATCTTTATTTTTTAAAAAAATAAAGTAAAATATTCCCAATATGGATCAACAAAAAAAAAAATACAAGTAAACTTAAAGTTAAGTGTCTTGGTTTGCTTGGTATTAATTGTCACGATAATAACTTAAATCATATAAATACTTTACAAAATCAAGAAATAGTTGATGCGCAATTAGAACTTTTAAAATATAAAATGGGTAAATATCTGCACAATTGCCAAAAAGGTAAATTATCTTTTAAAGAAATTGTACAAAGATATTGACTAAGAGTTTTGACGCTTTTTATAGCTGCTTTAATTTTCAATGCTGGAATTCAAATCTTTTTAAAACCGGCAGAAACAATTCCTTCAGGAGTAACAGGTATTCCTACTTTAATTCAATATATTGTCCCAACTACTGAGGCTTATTTTGCCTTAATTTATTTAGCATGTAATATTCCTTTATTTGTTATTTTTGCAAGAAAAATAAAACTGAGCTTTTTAGCTTTAACTTTTACATTTATGTTATTTCAAATTTTAACTAATTTAATCTTTACTCACCCTGTAGTTGCAGAATGATTTAAAGATAAAATTGTGTTAACGGAGAAATATTTACCATATACAAATTGGAGTAACTTAATTAACACTGTGATTGGTGCTTCATTTATTGGACTCGGGATAGCCTTAGCTTGAAAAGCAGGTGGCTCAACTGGTGGAACAGATATTATTGGATATTATTTTTCTACTAAAGCTAAAAAATCAATTGGACAAGTTTTATCAATTTTAGGTTTTATAACTGCAATGATCTTTTTAATTATTTTTGCATTTATAAAACCAAATTACTTAAAAGAAGAGCCTTTAAGTATAAAGCAGGTTATGAATTTATCTGAAATTGATTATGCACAGCTCCACGATTATAAAGGAGTTAACCAAACTTTAGCTGAAGTAACAAAACGCCACGAAATAATTACTAAAAACTATTATGAATCTAAGATTTATTTTGGTATGCGTGAAATTACAACTTTCTTATATATTATTGTGGTAAATTTGGTAGTTAATTTACTTTATCCTAAATATAAGAAAGTTGAAATGACAATTGTGAGTTCAAATCCTGAAATGGTGATTGCTTATTTTAAACTAATTAATTTTTGACATTCATACCGGATTGAAAAATATATCTCAGGTTATACAAATCAAGAAGGCAGCAAAATAACAACTGTATTATTAGCTTTAGAAACTAATAATATTATTGATGATTTAAAGAAAATTGATCCAAAAGTTTGGATATCTGTTACTAAAGTATTACAAATCTCTGGAAGTTTTACAACGGACTATGTTGAACAATAACTTTAAGCCAGGAAAATCTTTTTCCTGGCTTTTACTTTTTTAGTTTACTTTAATTGTTTTTATTAACATATAGCTGGAAGGAGTTAAGTAAATGAAATTAAGTAATTTAAAACAATTAGATCAAAGTGAATTAAAGCAAACAAATGCGGCTTTTAGTATTAGTGCAATTATATCAAGCATTCCAGTTTTAATGAATTCCTTAGCCTCAATTTTAGGCTTTTTCAAAGCAGCTTTTTCTGTTGACGGAGAAGTAAAAGATAAATTAACAACCTTTAAATGAGATAATACCAAAAAACAAGAGACAAGTAATCCAAGTGGATTTAACTTTTTTTAGCAGTAAATAAAAAAAGTTGGTTATGATGATAACCAACTTTTTACTTAAACTAATTCTTGGTTTAATAACTCAATTACTTGCTCTTCAGTACTTAATTCTAAGGCTTTATTAGCTAAATCTTTCATCTGTTCAAAATTTAAATTATTAATTAATTCTCTAGCACCTAAAATACTGCTTGCGCTCATCGAAAATTCATCAAGACCTAAACCTAATAAAATTGGAATAGCACGTTTGTCTCCAGCCATTTCACCACACATTCCAGCTCATTTACCGTTTTTATGAGCTCCTTGGATTACGTGTCTAATTAATCTTAGAACTGATGGATTTAAAGGTTGATATAAATAAGAAATATTCTCGTTCATACGGTCTGCAGCCATAGAGTATTGAATTAAATCATTTGTTCCAATTGAAACAAAGTCCGCATGCTCAGCAAATTTATCAGATAAAATAGCTGCCGCAGGAGTTTCCATCATTAAACCAACTTCAATATCGTACATTGGTTTAATGTTTGGATATTCATTTTTTAATTCATTGTAACATTTAACAAAGATTGCTTTTGCATCTAAAAATTCTTGCACATTAGTAATCATCGGGAACATGATTGCAACTTTTCCAAATTCACTAGCACGTATTAAAGCTCGTAATTGAGTTTTGAAGATATCATGATTTTGCAAGCAAAATCTAATTGCACGGTAACCTAAAAATGGATTCATTTCTTCAGGAAATTTAAAGTATTTTAAAGTTTTATCACCTCCTATGTCTAAGGTTCTAATTACAACTCTTTTACCTTTCATTCCTTCAACAACAGCTTTATAAGCGTTAAACTGTTCTTCTTCAGTTGGCCAATTTGCATTATCCATGTATAAGAATTCTGAGCGGAATAATCCAATTCCCTCTGCATCATTATCTAAAACACTTGCTAAATCTTTTGGAGTACCAATATTAGCTGCTAATTCAACATGTTTGCCATCTAACGTCTTAGATTCTTGTCCTTTTAATTTTGAAAGCATTGCCAAGTAATTTAAATATACTTCTTGTGCTTTAGTAAATTTATCAGTTTGTTCTTTATCAGGGTTAATTACAACTTCCCCATTTGAACCATCTAAAGCAATTAAATCACCATTTTTAGCATGTTCCATTACACTTGTAGCTCCCACAACTGATGGAATTCCAAGACTCCTTGCCATAATTGCTGTATGAGAAGTAGGACCACCAATATTAGTAATAAAACCCTTAACAAATTGTTTATTTAATTGTACAGTTTGTGAAGGACTTAAATCTTCAGCAACAATAACTACTTCTTCACTAATATTAGCTAAATCTGGCTCTTCAAGACCATTTAAAACATATAAAAGTTTTTTAAGCACATCTTTAACATCTGCTGCTCTTTCTTTCATATATTCATCATCTAACATTTCAAATGTAGTTGCAAAACCTGTATAAAATTCTTTGACTGCATATTCTGCAGTTTCAGAATTATTTTTAATATTATTTTCAATAGTTTCAATGGCAAAAGGATCTAAGACAAAGCCAATATGCGCTTCAAAAATAGCGGCATGCTCAGGATCTTTAGCTAATTCTTTAGTTACATTTATTTTTGTAACAACTTTATCGCACGCTGCTTGATAAAGTTGTAATTCTTTTTGGATATCATTAGTTTTTTGTGTAATTTCTACTGGTAATTCTTCAATTTTGAAAACTTTTGAAATAGCCACACCTTTTGATGCCCCAATACCTTTGATTTTCATAGTATACCTCTTAAAATTTTTGTATAAAATATTTGATTTATCAAATATGATATTATTTTAATAAAAAATAATTGTTTTTAAAATAAAAAGATCAAAAACTGTGGAAATGTTTCCGCAGTATAATATTTATTATTTTTTATTATAGATTTGTTTTTCTAATTGAGTTAAAGTAATTAGCTGAATTTGGCCTTCTTTAAGTTCTTTAGGTAAAACAAAATTACCAATTTTTAGCCTTGTTAAATTTAAAACCTTTAAACCGAATTTAGCAAACATTCTTTTTACTTGATGAAACTTTCCTTCGCTTATTTCTAAAATTGCTTCTTTAGATTTAACTATTTTTAACTTAGCTGGCAAGGTTTTAAAATCTTTTAATTCAAAACCCTGCGAAAATACATCAATTATTTTGGGATCAATTTCTTTATCTAAAACAGCATAATAAGTCTTAAAAAGCTGTTTTTTAGGACTAGTTAATTTATGACTAAAATTTCCGTCATTTGTAATTAATAATAAACCAGTTGTATCAAGATCAAGCCGACCAACAGCATGTAAACCTTTTATATTTTGTAAATTAGGTGGTAAAAGTTCAAAAACTGTTGGATTAATCTTATCATAATTAGAACAAACATAATTTTTTGGTTTGTTTAAAATAATGTATACATTACTGTAATTTTGAATTAAGAAATTATTTACAGTTACTTTTGAACTTTCAGTTATTATAAATCCTGGATTTTTTATAACTATATTATCAACTAAAACTTTATTTTCTAATATTAATTCTTTAACTTCTTTACGTGAATATTTAGTATTATTACTAATAAATTTATCAAGTCTAAGTTGCATA from Mycoplasmopsis bovirhinis encodes the following:
- a CDS encoding phosphopantetheine-binding protein, whose product is MNIEQMLIAKFEILTKKKVSESDLIKDLKIDSLDLAELIMEAEEKFNISISDQELISLTTVKSIIELIKAKLT
- a CDS encoding PTS transporter subunit IIABC, with amino-acid sequence MSITGFFKSKSSVASDNSKKGNLRQVLSKISGAFMLPISVMSIAGLFLGVGAAIASNSSASGAIKFGNLIQALGDPVFSALPLLFAIAFVIAFTDEAGVAVFATIIGYLVFVAVQQVFITVNKTETEAVILFEGGGRGKAELVKIVGKSLGFTSLQTSVFGGIAVGMFVQFLYNKFHTIQLPQIISFFGGKRFVALVTIPAMALLAFVFLIFWPWVGVVLNKFGALLGQTSYGFDSLIFGYIERSLIPFGLHHVFYAPLWYTSVGGDAGATIEAGLKAAAGDGVIINGANTAAILKDYAADKSAFQGDSTAALKLLKYGNFIDYTLNGKEVKVPLFTFLQNNGMKIGRFADGKFSGMMFGLPAAAAAMVVAAPKENRKVALGTVFPAALTSFMTGVTEPIEFTFLFLSPLLFWGFHAGMMAISFWLANLSGVHIPMAFSGGVLDMVLYGVVPLQKGTNFWWPLVIGLAYLPIYFFGFWFFIKWQNLETPGRGKTIKLFTKKDYLAAKDNKSKVDAKTEVDPQVAAIIEGYGGVDNIVAFNNCASRLRYDIKDLSKVSEEKLKAAGAVAIKVEGTNHVQAIMGPVAEQLNSKIKSQISLIKPEKTEAPAEVKNEDRCNEIKLYSPAKGTLVDLAQVQDGVFSDKLLGDGFAIKVGETGKVDIYSPINGKVTVAYPTKHAFGIISKCGKLSLLIHIGVDTVKLDGLGFTSFVDVDQEVKQGDKLSTVDLDTLKANGISKTDVIVVALSESEMKNVILNNEVSSVDQNTLVGKVL
- the ileS gene encoding isoleucine--tRNA ligase, which produces MDYKKTLNMPQTNFEMRANLASKEASYRTFWLESKIYQKAILKNKNNEKFILHDGPPYANGDIHIGHALNKILKDIIVRYKTIRGFYSPFVLGWDTHGLPIEHKMLTDAKITQKDLNVLTLRKRAAEYAKEQIKRQKEQFSLLQIFTDMDKTYVTLDKNYEVTQLKVLKKLALDGLVYKALKPVYWSPSSQSALAESEVEYHNIVSPSIFVAFKVIKSKFEKVLINDNLIIWTTTPWTLIANAGVALGENILYVRVKVKDQYYIIAHELVENVANTIGWETFEIVATFLGKEISTISYQTPILDNSAPVVLGHHVTTESGSGLVHIAPLFGEDDFSIGKKYQLNMIMHISDKGYIYNTNTEFDGLFYDDANKLISQFLGDKLLNFKRFKHSYPHDWRTHKPIIFRGTPQWFVSIDKIKDKILYEIEHNIKTHSPWAKKRLAKMIENRSDWTISRQRSWGVPLIFFYDQNDNPVIDAEIFDYVINLVGKYGTDVWWEKSVDELLPEKYRNLGFKKETDIMDVWFDSGVSSIATDIDSGVSKPPYSVYLEGSDQYRGWFNSSLINSVAYNGFSPYVNLISHGFTLDAKGEKMSKSKGNTVAPLEVVSKRGADILRLWVANSEYTNDVTISDAILDQNTEIYRKIRNTIRFLLGNLNGYKYDQNTIRTGIHLFIKEKLNELKYNVQNAYDQFKFLNVIKLINNYIVELSSFYLSVTKDILYVHKFNDQERLMTLANMYEIVEFLIVSLAPIMPTTSEEAYSFLPKETKEESVMLERLNAIDKESINYDLIASYQEFFELRSQVNILIENEIKLGHVKRSNELELFLDLEKYIKYQELDFKTLLGVGKLTNAKELKVEKFESLKCLRCWNHFDPSLISNDLCEKCHEALQD
- a CDS encoding signal peptidase II, which translates into the protein MKLYKTKSNYWIRHIRVNKYKILTLYAVLLTSFLVFWLLDQVTKTLLFEHGSVLDENAQYINGQLNVQTYNGKRIWAESIWPADPDEWKVVGFIGVRSVWHGGVTFLATRNQFIIQGISLVLHVSILLSPLFSKKMNNIAAFFLGLLLGGVAGNMIDRFMFNTHVKDVFYFTFAKNSGTFNIADLEILIGGVLYALYSLFGGGKKRLSNIQHLVA
- a CDS encoding YitT family protein — its product is MLGINCHDNNLNHINTLQNQEIVDAQLELLKYKMGKYLHNCQKGKLSFKEIVQRYWLRVLTLFIAALIFNAGIQIFLKPAETIPSGVTGIPTLIQYIVPTTEAYFALIYLACNIPLFVIFARKIKLSFLALTFTFMLFQILTNLIFTHPVVAEWFKDKIVLTEKYLPYTNWSNLINTVIGASFIGLGIALAWKAGGSTGGTDIIGYYFSTKAKKSIGQVLSILGFITAMIFLIIFAFIKPNYLKEEPLSIKQVMNLSEIDYAQLHDYKGVNQTLAEVTKRHEIITKNYYESKIYFGMREITTFLYIIVVNLVVNLLYPKYKKVEMTIVSSNPEMVIAYFKLINFWHSYRIEKYISGYTNQEGSKITTVLLALETNNIIDDLKKIDPKVWISVTKVLQISGSFTTDYVEQ
- the ptsP gene encoding phosphoenolpyruvate--protein phosphotransferase — its product is MKIKGIGASKGVAISKVFKIEELPVEITQKTNDIQKELQLYQAACDKVVTKINVTKELAKDPEHAAIFEAHIGFVLDPFAIETIENNIKNNSETAEYAVKEFYTGFATTFEMLDDEYMKERAADVKDVLKKLLYVLNGLEEPDLANISEEVVIVAEDLSPSQTVQLNKQFVKGFITNIGGPTSHTAIMARSLGIPSVVGATSVMEHAKNGDLIALDGSNGEVVINPDKEQTDKFTKAQEVYLNYLAMLSKLKGQESKTLDGKHVELAANIGTPKDLASVLDNDAEGIGLFRSEFLYMDNANWPTEEEQFNAYKAVVEGMKGKRVVIRTLDIGGDKTLKYFKFPEEMNPFLGYRAIRFCLQNHDIFKTQLRALIRASEFGKVAIMFPMITNVQEFLDAKAIFVKCYNELKNEYPNIKPMYDIEVGLMMETPAAAILSDKFAEHADFVSIGTNDLIQYSMAADRMNENISYLYQPLNPSVLRLIRHVIQGAHKNGKWAGMCGEMAGDKRAIPILLGLGLDEFSMSASSILGARELINNLNFEQMKDLANKALELSTEEQVIELLNQELV
- a CDS encoding pseudouridine synthase; protein product: MQLRLDKFISNNTKYSRKEVKELILENKVLVDNIVIKNPGFIITESSKVTVNNFLIQNYSNVYIILNKPKNYVCSNYDKINPTVFELLPPNLQNIKGLHAVGRLDLDTTGLLLITNDGNFSHKLTSPKKQLFKTYYAVLDKEIDPKIIDVFSQGFELKDFKTLPAKLKIVKSKEAILEISEGKFHQVKRMFAKFGLKVLNLTRLKIGNFVLPKELKEGQIQLITLTQLEKQIYNKK